cttgacacgacacgaacccgacacgcgaactcgaattgccacccctacatattatgatgatttgacattaaaattttttattttttttatttttttatcattactataatttaaaattataaaatgtatCACATTATCTTAATCTCATCACCTTCCTAAAACAATTTAATGTTGTATTTTTGTATTGAGATTACACTAATGTAAAATTATAATAACATAATATTACAACATAATATAACATCACGACGAACCAAACACCccttattatttctatttcctttttatttaatttttccctACAAAGTTCAAACAAGAGTAAGAATGATGAGATCCCCCAAATGGCAAAGACTCGtcatattttttccttttattttaaagttgGATCCTATTAATAGGTGCTCTTAAAGCATTTcttaatagaatatttttttaaaaaaaaattatatcactttcatgaaaaatacaaaaaactaccataaaaataataaataaataaaattctcataaaaaatttctaaaaaaatttcttaaattaatatcTTTAGGATATCCTTTAAAGTTTATGTATACATTTGACCTTTAGATCATCCCATGAAGGGATATCTTAGAAGttgaattgaaataaaaaggaaaaagttgtTGGTTTTCCATTATAATTTTAAGTTGTCATCAATGCATTTAATGAACATAATATGGAAGGTTAGTATAGCAACAAAATATTGTTCCACTAGGTTAAGGAATCTTCAAAAATGTTTTCAGGCCACTCGTCAAATATAGCATGCAATAATACTTGGAATTTTGGTACAAAATCACTAATCATGCTTTGCCATACTTTCAAAATGAAACACTGAAACACTAATGACCCAATTACAAAATGAAAATTCCTAATATCCCCATAGACAACAAATCCAAAGCACATAATTCTCACAAGGCAAAGTACCAAAATCACTCTTGCTGGTTGATAAAGGAAGCAAACTTCTTGTTCAAATCAACAGCCTTCTCACAATTTGGCttcaaatctatttttgtgCTTTTGATATGCTGGTGTTACTTTCCATTTagtagtttttttaatatacaactTTCttacatatcaaaaaaaaaaaaaaaaaatatatatatatatatatatatatatattaccgcATCacttcatgaaaaaaaaaaaaaaaaattagtaaaattttgtagtttaacttttttcaaattataGTTGTTCTAGTCCTCTAGAGTTATTTATTTGTCAAGCCTAACTTTGATGCAGCAATTACACACCATGCAAAGCGTTACAACTGTAACATTATTCAAGAAATCAGTAGCCTATtgtaactatttaaaaaaaaaaaacattattatttagagcatatttattaaaaaataattatttataatttcattatttttagaaatacatCCTAAAAGTGGCAGAGATTTCAAATGCAAAACTTTAGAACAGACACAAACGCTGAAACACACAATAGGGAGGGATACACTAAGGAGATTAGGATGAATTTGGAAGAATAAAGAGAGCTTTGTACTCGGAACAAAAGCCCATGAAAAAACAAGCCCATCCCAAAGCTCTAACGATCACCTATATCTAAGTTAGGCTCAATAGCCGAAACCCATAAGCCGAACAAGGTGGACCTAACCCTCCTTCAAGAAAGAAACAAAACGTTTAATCAAAGCTTGTGCCTTCACATAACTGAGATCCTCTATATGAAAGCAATGCTCTTCTCCTTCATTCTCTACAATCTCTACATTTCCACCCCATCCACTCTTCTTCAATTCCTCAAAGTAACTCCAACCCACCTCTCTCAAATGGTCCTTTTGAGCCACAAAAACCAACACTCTCTCACACCCAAGCCTAGCCAAATCCTCTACAGCCGGTTTCAGCTTAGGATCCTGCAACCCACCATTTCCAGGATACATGTACAGCCACATTTTGTCATCATCCGTACCACCAAAATACGGGTGCACCAAAACCGCCCCAACTAGCTTCACACCCGGTAACCCGTCCGACCCGACCCGAGAAGCCAAGTAATGAGAGATATTGCCTCCAGCACTGTCCCCAGCGACAAAAACTGTGTCCAAATCAGCGTGTTCGTTGAGCCACGCCTCGGGTCCATTTCCCTTGGCGTGGGACGCGACCCACTGGAGCGCAGCCCATGAATCCTCGTAACAAGCTGGGATCGGGTGCTCCGGAGCTAGCCTGTACTCGACCGAGACAGCGATGACGTCAGCCTCGGATGACAACGTTGTTACGTAGTTGTGTAACTTCGGAGAAAACGCAGATTCGAAGCAGAAGCCGCCACCGTGCACATAGAAAAGGACTGGGAGTTTCCGGGTCGGGTCTTGGATCTTGGGTAAGAAAATGCGGGCGGAGATAGCGGGTTCAGATGAAACGACGACGTCCTTGGATTGGACCCCGGTGACTTTGTCGTCAAACGGTGGCGTTTTTTCAGTGGATTGGAATTTTTCTATGTGACCATTTTTGTGTACCCTGAAGAAGCGGAATTCATGGAGTATTTGGTTTTGGTTGGTTTGAGAGTCCATGCTTTGAGATGGGTAATCAGCGTAGAAACGGGTTTTGAATCTGGATCTTGGGTATGATGTGGATCTAAGAAAGAGACATTGGAAGTGAGGAAAAGATGGTCGAAGAAGAAGGATATTTAAAGAGTTAGCCATAAAGGAAACTTTCATGATTGATAGGGTAATTAataaagagagacagagaggcaCCTTAAGAAAGAAGGCTAGTGTGGGTGTAGATGGAATATGACTTTGGCCAATAATGTGGATGCTGATTGGATTTTGATTATGTGATATCAAGTTTGGTTTACGCAAAGGTGGAGAGGGTTGgcaaatatttttgtatttggttaGTGCCTGTCTGCTCTGTTCTCGACCCTCAGATTGGATCAGATATTGTGTAGCCAAAGGcacggagagagagaaagagagggttGGTTTCGAATTGGAAAAAAGAATTGTGTTTTCTGCGAATGGCGTTGCGGATGGGATATGATATATATACCTctgtttattttctctttctttaatcACAAGATTCACAACGTTATAATGGTTGTTATAATGCGACTTTTTCAGTTTTCCCAACTCAAAAAGCACATTTTGAaacaacaaatataatatatgcgTTTGGTTAgctataaaaaataactttttaaaaaaagttgtgttttgggtttgtgaagAGAATGTACACTCGCAAAATAGAGCTGTGAAGAGCATTTTACAAAGAGAAAtattacatccacaatatttttacaacattttcacaacaaatcacagatgattaattgttattggttcaaatttgaacttaacacaaagattacttttttgtctcaataataacaactagtaacaatctgtcacttagaatttgttgtgaaaattttgtgggcatattatttctcttttacaAAAGTTCCTGCGCATTGATGAATCTATCCGTTAAGTTATTGGTTCAGTTACCAAATTGCCCTCACTTTCACTTAAAACTATAACTTTGCTCTTTGATAAATTAACAATCCTtcacgccaaaaaaaaaaaaaaaaaaaaaaccatgattcTTCTTCTACTGCTGCAGGcttcttctttaatttcaacATAAACTCATAAGCCCACTACTGCTGCAGACTTCTTCTTCTACAATGTGATTCTTCTTGCGGCttcttctctcatttttttttttatgtaatatatttctttctatcttgtcttttgggtgaagaagaagaactgtATTTTGGGTGAGGAAGAAGAcctgaagaagagaagagacaAGATAGTgagtggaggaaaagaaaagatatttgaTGCGAATGGGGGGAAGAAACGGGTGGATGAgaaaaaagggaaggaaaaaaaaattggtagtgAGTGGGACACGTGGAGATGATGTAGggaaatttattaaataaaaattacaattatattaagacacaacaaattttcatAACAGTTGAGGTATCAAGTAATTcatatgtcaaaataaaattaaataaattaataaaatattagactaGGATTGaccacaattaaaaacaatgagtattgtaaaaatattgtgacattttattatatctctaaaatttttaaattagtactatttttttaagaaaaaaatagtgttattgaccgaatatttttataacaatttcataataaagtttacaTAGTAAGTTGTTGTTGGTTCTCATCTAGACCTactagtgacattttttttttctaccattaacaacttgtcatataaattttattgtaaaatttttgtgaaaatattgtgtccataacttgcattaagagaggtaattaaaacaaagaattctctttatatatatcttgttctttttggtaatttataacttaaactaccacttttataagtattagtcaaacactcagttttttcaaaaagaactttttaacaattgttaccaaacactcagcttttttaaaaaacccaattttataccgcactttttgaaaactccactttttcaaaaagtccaGTTTCAAAAAACCCACTTTTGTATTTAGTtaatgcagagagagagagagagagagagagagagagagagagagagggtataCAAAAGGATTGCGGCGGCTAAGGTATAAGAAGTGAGAATAGACAATCAGTTCAGGAAAGAGAGGGACTGGATTTTAGGATTTAGAAGAGGACTAATTTGGAAACTCCAACAACTggtttgtgtgtgtattttttttttttttttttagtttcatctAAATAACATAGGatattctttctcaaaaataataatagcacAGGATATTTGAAATTATGAAACACATTAAAATTTGAAGCACTTTTTCTTAGAGATAGTATCATCACCAATATATCAATTAGTTTTGGTATAAGTGAGAATTGAATCTCAGGTCTCTTATTcgacaacaaaaaattttatcaattgagttaattggaacctattaaaattttatacacttaaatgatatatatatatatatatataacaagcAATTAAGTGATTTTGATTAGATAATAAAAGTCACTTCACATGCCAAAACATATAAAAGttaatataagaaaagaaaataacaataataaaaacaaagggaAAGCTTTTTTCCCCCTTAGATGACAAATACAATAAGAATTTTAACTCCTAACAGCAAAAACCACAATTGCcctttcttctaaaaataaataataaaaacattgtgtctctaaaatgcaaaaataagaacaaggttctattttgggggggggggggagaaggAATAAAGAaggcttgttttgttttgaagagATGTAAATATTTATTTCTAGAAATATATATCCTAAATATGCTTTGGTTTAATGAGATTTATAGGTGCGGTGGTCCTTTCCTAATAACCTTGGGCTGGTTGGGCTCATACTCCCAATTTATTTGTATGCTAAATTAGGCTTATTTCACAATGGGAGGTCCAAAAAAAATGGTTGGTGGTGTTACTGATGGTCTTACGGCGATGCTTCAGCACTGAACGACCTCAAGTTCAGCTCAGCCATGAAGGTGACGCGCATATAATTCTCTattgctttttaaaaaattatctatttttgaGTTCATATGCGTAGATTATGTTTTGGTATTAGAGAAATCCTAAAATTAGGGTTAGGTTTATAGATTGATTAAGAGAATTATAACTGTCATttatttctttcaattaatCAAGACATCAGAAATTGAGATCCAAATTGAAGATTTAACCCACCATTTTATCAAATCGGTGTgtggttaaaaaattattagagatTTTGCATATTAAGATTGGGGTTTTATGCCCAAATTGGAGATTTTGTGTTCCAACTATCAATACATTAAATTAATAGCTCAAGAATGTAATAAAATGTCTCAATTAAAGGTGAAAAGTGTAAACTCCCAATTTGGTTAGAGCTTGACCAAAGTAAAGAGATTTAAAAGAAGAGGAGTTTTTACGCATTAAgtttattatgaaaattgtgGGTTTTTCAACCCGGTAAGGGTTTAACTAAATTGGATGAAATAATGTTTAACTAGGACATCTAATTAGGGTTTGGTAACACCAATTGAGAGTAGACATTATAGATTTGGGATTaatcaaagaattaaaaagttaggtaatgatttaaatttgaaGGTTTTGATGTTCTTTAGGTTTTCATGTAAAATTGAAGGTACAAGTATCAAATTAAGATACCTATTTATAAGTTTCAACATCTAAATAGGTAAGAAGATCACAAGTTatgataattttaatttatcttatattaatttaagaatCTTACTAGTTAATTGATAAATTGAGGTAAGTGGGATTTGCACACTACTCCACTTATTTTCTCCATATTTCATGAGTATCCTTAACTAATTGATATCCTCTATGAATGATATATCATTAATACTTGTGACCTCTTTTCatattgtttttcataaaacgtGTGGTTACAAATCCATcccctttaatatatatatatatatattaaacaaaagTCATCTTCCACTAAGCAGAAGATTTTGTTTCTGAGAAAAATGACTGTTTAGCCTTAATTATTGAACTATATAGCCAAATAACTCTCTTTCCAAACTATGTAGCAAAATATCATTGTTTTGGAATTCGATATTTCTAATGTCAAATTCTAATTGGAACACGATATTAGTATTGTCGAATTCCAAAACATGAATATTTTGTTACATAGTTTGAAAAGTAGACTATTTGGCTACATGCTTCAAAAATTAAGGCAATATATGCATTTTTCccctttgtttctttcttaattAACTAATGCGATCtttcttaagaaaaaataatacacTAATGCGAGGGttgtatttgtttctttcttgaTTCATCAATGcaatctttctaaaaaaaaaaaaatccactaatGCGAGAGTTGCATACATTATCCAACCACTGTGAGCTCCAAAGATTTCTAAATGCTTTGCATGGTGTTGTAATGCAACTTTTTTCCTTGAAATGTACATCCATCTAATCTCGACCGTATGATGTGTTATTATCCCATCTAGAATCCCTCCACCATTTGCAAACGAAGCTATCCATCCATCTCCCCTCTTGTTATGGACAAATCAAGGACACAAGATACATAAGTTGAGTTGTATTTCTAGGTCACCTTAATTTATGTTTATGCCAAATCCATTCAATTAAATcccaaataaacattcattaaaaGTAGGTAGCAAAAACTTACACCACATAAATATTATAAGAGATACTAATAGATTAGCAAAATTGAAGatctttctattttcttctgAAATGTTCTAGTACTAGCTTGTATTTTACACACGAAGCAATAGCAATCAATTACCATAGAAGCAAATACTCAACAATTTCTATTGTCCTTACGATGATCACCAAGATCCTATTATAAGGTTTTACACTGAGAAGTTGCAACATATCAATTTGAAGTACAAAACGTTAGATAGGCCAAAGAACCAACTCAATTAGACTACTTCCAACTGTTTAacattttcattgtttttactTAGTCATTGCAGAACAACCAGAGATGAAACTATATAATCAAGACCTAAATTATTTCTCATCCTTTTATGCTATCAGCTAATATTCTTCAAGCTGATGCCTGATATTTTCTCTCATCTAGTATCCTTTATATTCCAACTGGAATTACATGACTTTATGGGCTATATAATTAGAGTTTGGATTAATTCAGTAGAAATTTAGTAATTGTGAGATATTGCCTGGCTACAAATAGTCATATGATTAGTTGATGAAATCTACTTACAAGGGGAAGATGATCTCTACTTCTCCTTAAATGtaatttcatcaaaaaagtGAATTGCAGAATTGAAACTCATTATCAGAAGTCAAAATACCTCTAACTTAGTTGCTTTTGGCTATTGGATATTTTTCCCCACAGTTGTCCTAGAGAGCTTGCCCTTAGCTTGGTAACTTGTAAGAGGATTTTAGCGAAGGAAATTTAAACCTGCAACAACATAGTAAAAAAGACCAATCACATTTATTTGACATTAAGGAATTTAAGATGGTAGAAATCTAATAACTTAGAAATTCCagcaaagaaaattataaagaGAACCATATTCATTTCACATAAGCAAATATCTATATTTTAATTTCCCATCATAATGAGAATGATATGACAAATTCAACAAAcaattgtcaaaaaataaaaaccacgtATAGGAAACACAACCAACTAGCAAATGATATAGCTTTAAATCCAATAAACTAATTCAATTTACACTATGCAAACATCCATAAACCAATTTGAGTTGCATTTTTCAAACATCTCATACACAAAATTGTAAACAGAAAAAGAGAAGTTATGCTCTCACATAGACCTAATCCAATCCCAAAGCAGAGACATCCAATTAGTCTATTTTGCTTAAGCCCAATAGCTATTATAAGACTagttcattattattatttgtgctAGGTATATAAGAGTAGTCTTTTATTAGTCTGtgttatctatactactatttaaggggcttctcctgtttggattcctcattttttttgttcaaaaatgcccctataGTTCTATGtataagtagagacaaaactaaaggacaatccagtaaaaatacaactccaactctcactaaaacattgcctaaaaattaagaccactctcctattaatttttaaattaatctattcgcttataaattagatttttaaaataaaaattatatatataaaataattaaatacagttttttttctacaaaataggagcACTAAgaaaaaaagcctcatcacaTGCACAAAGCGTGTGTTATGAGGCTAgtgttttgtttattattttgtatttagcaTTTTATTATGTTAAAGCATTTGAACCCATATGACTACATGGCAAAGAAAAGGAACTTTCATGTCTTTTGCCTCTATTGGATTCTATCTCATCATACATACTGGATGATTGGTTGATGGGGAAAATTAAACCCTTTCAGAAAACTTGTaagaaaaagttaaataatGTTTTGGATGAAAGTGCAAGTGAAAATACTGATAAAAATGTGCATGCATATTCTCAAAACTAATTGAATTTGGTACAATTCATCTCTGAACTATTCACAAGTTCAAAAAAATTAGCACCAAatcttcaaataaataaataaaaattattcccTTAGGAAAATTTGAGGGTAAGGTGCATGTGAATAAATATGGAACAGAGAATACCTGTTTCTTAATGCATAATCTTCAAGGAAACAACCTACAACCTTAATTATCTTTgatgtatttttgtatttatgtaTTTGATTAAAATAGAGAATTTTCCTATATTATCTTACAATATCATTTTCCTAATCTATTGGAGACGGATTGGTTTCATAAGTTTGACTAATAGctagatataataataataacaataaataaatcaacACTAACCATTAGATTGTTTTAGATTGTTAACATTTTCAAATCAGGCTATTTGTTTATTAAACCCTCCCAACACTATAAAAGTTTTCAATTAGGGGCATTTATCAGTCGGTTCAAACTCACATGAAAccaaaaagatgatgagaataTCCCATTGAAGAAAAATGGGAATAAAATGAAATGGTCAAAGATGATATGGGACAAAAGATGGACCATTTCAaggttattattatattttttgtaggAGAAGATAAAGAAGCTTTTCGGTCCGGAAGAGCCTCTGACCCAAAGAGCTACATTGGGTATGTTTGTATTCATACGTACCAATTGCTCATGGCCTCACTTTTAGACCTTTGGCAAAAGCACCTTTGATTTCTTgcacttctttttatttatgattagATTCTCTAGCACTTCTTGTTCTCATTTTACTCTCTCAGAACAGCAACAATAATCGTGTTGCCAAAATGACCGTATACCACtattagaaaaaatatgtaCGAATCTATCATTTTTTGCgaaatatttagcaatctatCACTTTTTTTATGTAACTCAAGttcttgaaactcgagttccatgaactccagttacttcaaaaacttttaaaaaaatttcatggtacttgagtttcatgaactcgagtaccatggaaaactcgattttcacaaAATCGAGATTAAAAAAAGTGatagattgctaaatattttgcaACGTAGATTgccaaatattttcaaaaaaagtggTATTTGGCTATTTTTACCCATGTTTTTACCATCTCCTTTGTCTTTTTTCCCTTCATCCGAATCCAGCAAACCTCCAGAACCACTCTTGTTCTAAACCTCATTCATATCTTATACGTATTAGAAGATATTTTTCCTCAAATACACAACACGGTCCCTTCAAGCTATTTATATAAGTGATATATTTCTGTCATTTTCTGTATGTAACTCAATTGTGAAAAGATTTAATTACTTGGTTAGGTTCTTTTCCcaaaatttaatagttaaatgaAATAAACTTGGACCACGTTATGATAATTGAGAGTATCATTAACGAGGTTTATAGAGTATGGTAAtaaaatgttaaagaaaatgCATCAGTACTGGGCCGGTGTGTGGTAACTTTTCAGCAGATAAATTGATAATGAAGTTGGTTGGTGAATTTTGCACAGTTGCACATATTCgtagttattacttattagttaTTCACTAGAGTAAACTTACtgaaaaaccatttttttcttaGATGCAAGGGTCATTTTCACCATTTACGACCACAACTATTTTACAGTGGCTTGGCTTGTCGAAATTATTATGACTTGTCTGTTTATTAGCACTTTACATTAATCAatgtaaaattttgacaaattaagCCAAAAAATTTTtcacattagtttttttttttttaaatttttatttaaaatttgcgtatctatataaatttatacaacCATCGTTTATGCATAAAaacatcttttatttatttcttaattcattGAGTTGGATTGTATGTGTGAGTGATGTGGATATATTAAATAAAGTGGTTAAATGAAGAATgattatttgattaaaataactttttgaaatgtttttaaaaaatgacggTATAAGCAGGGGCGGAGGGaaggggggcgagggggggcaggtgccccccctgaactttcaatttttttttttttactgatatGATAATGTATTTACCCTctacacaaaagacaaaaaaacttttctatttatTGGGAATAAACAACTGCATGGTTCAAAATTCAACAACCTTAACTAATAGAActctaaaattattataactTTAATATAAAACTATTGGTCCCACTTAGTaatgattaaaagaaaagaaaaagaaaaaaaacatactGCTAATGCTATATGCCAATACGGAATAGGAATCACATCAGCCTAATACTAAtagaacttttttgttttttattggagtactaatactaatactaatagaactctggaaaaaaaaaagtgtatatctAATACAGTATAAAGCACgcctcccataaaaaaaaaaaagttctttagatttttttaaaaattaagtaaggggagaataattaattttttcataatttgtaattttgttaatataataagggtaa
This portion of the Castanea sativa cultivar Marrone di Chiusa Pesio chromosome 7, ASM4071231v1 genome encodes:
- the LOC142642635 gene encoding putative carboxylesterase 1 produces the protein MKVSFMANSLNILLLRPSFPHFQCLFLRSTSYPRSRFKTRFYADYPSQSMDSQTNQNQILHEFRFFRVHKNGHIEKFQSTEKTPPFDDKVTGVQSKDVVVSSEPAISARIFLPKIQDPTRKLPVLFYVHGGGFCFESAFSPKLHNYVTTLSSEADVIAVSVEYRLAPEHPIPACYEDSWAALQWVASHAKGNGPEAWLNEHADLDTVFVAGDSAGGNISHYLASRVGSDGLPGVKLVGAVLVHPYFGGTDDDKMWLYMYPGNGGLQDPKLKPAVEDLARLGCERVLVFVAQKDHLREVGWSYFEELKKSGWGGNVEIVENEGEEHCFHIEDLSYVKAQALIKRFVSFLKEG